One genomic region from Sphingobacterium sp. UGAL515B_05 encodes:
- a CDS encoding SusC/RagA family TonB-linked outer membrane protein: protein MFSINPIQINLRHSSSKVLFAALAIACNMDVAGAAVPLEQGHGVFHYFNQGKIKIKGKVVDNKTKEPLASVSILSGGVTKGSTDRNGNFEVDIEVGGKIRFQMIGYEAQTRTYEAAQGNVHIGLNPTSEALDEVVVTALGIKRQERELGYATTVVKGEQLTDALSNNWSDALSGKVAGLNLMRSNAGPTGSTKIILRGETNLNGDPGALIVVDGVVVNEGSGRKTANLGESAYGTGSDNMPADYGSGIDDLNPEDIENITVLKGASAAALYGQRGANGAIMITTKSGAKGKKGIGVTVNSNTSLEAINRMPDLQYEYGQGLDGADYYSYGTTEDGTSTSGTSSSYGPKFDGQYFYQYDPVTQKVGTERTLWRPYNNLKSFFDVGKTFTNSVSIDGGTDKTSARFSATNVNNTWIVPNTGYKRNTVALSVNSKVSDKLQINAKVNYTNKWSDNLPGAGYGNQSLMYWFIFWQPNADMNWLKDYWVQGAEGQKIKYPFSSYPENPYAISREFINGTDRHGVTGNVQANYQFNKHWNLMLRSSLDMAYENREQKRPYDAGAKMPYGSYRTQSISSRETNLDFLLKYENEINKDWKVSGTVGGSTNDNRYHKDEMRADSLTYPGVYVMANAKGPILNLPYKSHVQRNGVYGLFTAAYKNFLYLDGTYRIDWASTLASAMAPDKKKYFTYPSLNASLIASELWKLPKAINYAKLRGSISGVGSGGNDPYIIDFSYENAGGQYPGGLQVPTLIVNPYLQPLRTQSIEFGTEVRMFKDRFGFDVAVYQSNTRDQQLKRTIDASTGGRQKVVNAGEVRNKGIELAMDGTPIKIKDGFNWKVFATFSMNQNKIMSLADSAMILQTGPVAGGQLVAKVGGSMGDLYGIGYKRSPDGQIIYDSKSGVALLTDDVVYLGNTIPKGKVSLGNEFRYKGFRLNLLFDAQFGGVAHSLTHYKLAEQGKTKNTLPGRYSGIIGNGVVQNPDGTYRKNDIIATNVDEYYRSHYGQDNAEGSTFSTNFIKFREARFDYSFSKAFVNRLKLQKASVGVYGRNLVIWSNWPNFDPEFGTLSGTDIVKGFEIAQFPSTRTYGFNLVVGF, encoded by the coding sequence ATGTTTAGTATTAACCCTATCCAAATTAATCTGAGGCACTCCTCCTCGAAAGTGCTATTTGCAGCATTAGCAATTGCCTGCAATATGGATGTAGCTGGGGCAGCGGTTCCGTTAGAACAGGGCCACGGCGTTTTTCATTATTTTAATCAAGGAAAGATTAAAATCAAAGGAAAAGTTGTCGATAATAAAACCAAGGAGCCACTGGCTTCAGTATCGATACTTTCAGGTGGAGTGACGAAGGGTTCTACGGATCGAAATGGTAATTTTGAGGTAGATATAGAAGTAGGGGGGAAAATCCGTTTTCAGATGATCGGTTATGAGGCCCAAACGCGTACTTACGAGGCTGCTCAAGGCAATGTCCATATCGGATTAAATCCAACATCTGAAGCACTTGATGAGGTTGTGGTCACTGCATTGGGGATTAAAAGACAAGAGAGAGAGTTAGGGTATGCGACAACAGTCGTGAAAGGCGAACAATTAACTGATGCGCTTTCCAATAACTGGAGTGACGCGTTGTCGGGAAAAGTGGCTGGATTGAATTTAATGCGTTCAAATGCTGGTCCTACTGGGTCTACCAAAATTATTTTGAGGGGTGAAACGAATTTGAATGGTGACCCTGGGGCATTGATCGTTGTTGATGGTGTCGTTGTAAATGAAGGAAGCGGACGTAAGACGGCAAATTTGGGCGAAAGTGCTTATGGTACAGGATCCGATAATATGCCTGCTGACTACGGGTCAGGTATAGATGATCTCAATCCGGAGGACATAGAAAATATAACGGTGCTAAAAGGTGCCAGTGCTGCGGCCTTGTATGGACAACGTGGTGCAAATGGGGCTATTATGATCACAACTAAGTCTGGTGCAAAAGGTAAAAAAGGTATCGGGGTTACAGTAAATTCCAATACTTCGCTTGAAGCCATTAACCGTATGCCTGATTTACAGTATGAATATGGACAGGGATTGGATGGTGCTGATTATTATTCTTATGGTACAACAGAAGATGGTACAAGCACTTCGGGGACAAGTTCCTCCTACGGGCCGAAATTTGATGGTCAATATTTTTATCAATATGATCCGGTTACACAAAAAGTCGGAACGGAACGAACGCTTTGGCGTCCATATAATAACTTGAAGTCTTTTTTTGATGTCGGAAAAACATTCACCAATTCGGTGAGTATAGACGGTGGAACAGATAAAACATCAGCCCGGTTTTCAGCGACCAATGTAAATAATACCTGGATCGTTCCGAATACGGGTTATAAAAGGAACACCGTAGCGTTGTCGGTGAATTCAAAAGTAAGTGATAAGCTTCAGATCAATGCTAAGGTAAATTATACGAATAAATGGTCTGACAATCTGCCGGGAGCTGGATATGGAAACCAATCTTTGATGTATTGGTTTATTTTCTGGCAGCCAAATGCGGATATGAATTGGTTGAAGGATTATTGGGTACAAGGGGCAGAGGGACAGAAAATCAAGTATCCATTTTCTTCCTATCCCGAAAATCCGTATGCTATATCTCGAGAGTTTATCAATGGTACTGATCGCCACGGTGTAACGGGGAATGTTCAAGCCAATTATCAGTTTAATAAGCATTGGAATTTGATGTTGCGGAGTTCTTTGGATATGGCTTATGAGAATAGAGAACAAAAAAGGCCTTACGATGCGGGGGCGAAAATGCCCTATGGTAGTTACCGAACCCAGTCCATTTCATCGCGGGAAACCAATTTGGATTTCTTATTAAAATATGAAAATGAGATAAACAAAGATTGGAAAGTGTCTGGGACAGTTGGTGGTAGTACGAATGATAATCGTTATCATAAAGATGAAATGCGTGCAGACTCTCTCACTTATCCAGGAGTTTATGTGATGGCCAATGCAAAAGGACCTATTCTTAACTTACCTTATAAAAGTCATGTGCAAAGAAATGGTGTCTATGGACTTTTTACCGCAGCTTATAAGAACTTTTTATATTTAGACGGGACTTATCGTATTGACTGGGCAAGTACATTGGCGTCTGCAATGGCACCAGATAAGAAAAAATATTTTACTTACCCATCCTTAAATGCAAGTTTAATCGCTTCAGAATTATGGAAATTACCAAAGGCTATTAATTATGCGAAACTGCGGGGTTCAATTTCAGGTGTGGGAAGTGGTGGCAATGATCCTTATATAATTGATTTTTCTTATGAAAATGCTGGTGGCCAATATCCTGGCGGGCTACAGGTTCCAACATTGATTGTAAATCCTTACTTACAACCGTTGCGTACACAATCCATCGAATTTGGTACAGAGGTGCGTATGTTTAAGGATAGATTTGGTTTTGATGTTGCTGTTTATCAGAGTAATACACGGGATCAACAATTGAAAAGAACTATTGATGCTTCTACCGGTGGTAGGCAGAAAGTTGTCAATGCAGGGGAGGTTAGAAATAAAGGGATAGAATTGGCCATGGATGGTACTCCAATTAAAATTAAAGATGGGTTTAATTGGAAAGTGTTCGCGACATTCTCTATGAATCAGAATAAAATTATGTCATTGGCCGACTCGGCTATGATTCTTCAGACAGGACCTGTAGCTGGTGGCCAGTTAGTGGCGAAAGTAGGTGGGTCAATGGGCGATTTATATGGTATTGGTTATAAAAGATCCCCAGATGGACAAATTATTTATGATAGTAAAAGCGGTGTAGCTTTGTTGACCGATGATGTGGTTTACTTAGGGAATACGATTCCTAAAGGAAAAGTAAGTTTAGGTAATGAATTTAGATATAAAGGTTTCCGACTAAATTTATTGTTTGATGCACAATTTGGTGGGGTTGCCCATTCCTTGACGCATTATAAATTGGCCGAACAAGGAAAAACAAAAAATACCCTACCTGGACGTTATAGTGGAATTATCGGAAATGGTGTCGTGCAAAATCCGGACGGTACTTATCGCAAGAATGATATCATTGCAACCAATGTGGATGAATATTACCGCTCTCATTACGGGCAGGATAATGCGGAAGGAAGTACTTTTTCTACAAACTTTATCAAGTTTAGGGAAGCTCGATTTGATTACTCCTTTTCAAAAGCTTTTGTTAATCGCTTGAAATTACAAAAAGCCTCAGTTGGTGTTTATGGAAGAAATCTTGTGATTTGGTCAAACTGGCCGAACTTTGATC